The genomic region GCCGCCGCATGATTGGATACGTCGGCAGGCAACGCGAGAGGGAGGGCCGTGAGATGGCCGAGGAGATTCGCGCCGAGATGGTGGCGAACGTGTGGAAGGTCGTCGCGTCGGCCGGGGACACCGTGTCCGAGGGCGACACCCTGGTGATCCTCGAGTCGATGAAGATGGAGATCCCGGTCATCGCCGAGTCCGACGGCGTCGTGCAGCAGCTCGCGG from Micromonospora sp. WMMD812 harbors:
- a CDS encoding biotin/lipoyl-binding carrier protein — its product is MAEEIRAEMVANVWKVVASAGDTVSEGDTLVILESMKMEIPVIAESDGVVQQLAVNEGDVVQDGDLIAVIG